The following coding sequences lie in one Portunus trituberculatus isolate SZX2019 chromosome 26, ASM1759143v1, whole genome shotgun sequence genomic window:
- the LOC123509158 gene encoding LOW QUALITY PROTEIN: U6 snRNA-associated Sm-like protein LSm8 (The sequence of the model RefSeq protein was modified relative to this genomic sequence to represent the inferred CDS: inserted 1 base in 1 codon), whose translation MTNTLETYVNHLVSVITADGRNIVGTLKGFDQTVNLIMDECHERVYSSHRGVEQVILGLYVVXGDNVALIGEVDEDLDARLDLENIRAEPLNECKT comes from the exons ATGACGAACACGCTGGAAACCTATGTGAACC ATCTTGTGTCAGTGATTACAGCTGATGGCAGGAAtattgtg GGCACACTGAAGGGGTTTGACCAGACGGTGAACTTGATCATGGACGAATGCCACGAACGAGTCTATTCGTCTCACCGCGGCGTGGAACAAGTCATTCTGGGCCTGTATGTGG CGGGCGACAACGT AGCACTAATAGGAGAAGTGGATGAAGATTTGGACGCCAGACTAGACCTTGAAAACATCCGCGCTGAGCCCCTCAATGAATGCAAGACgtga